One window of Gammaproteobacteria bacterium genomic DNA carries:
- the recN gene encoding DNA repair protein RecN → MLTSLYVRDFAIVKSLTLEFSSGLTVLTGETGAGKSILIDALALVLGDRADAGVVRHGVERADVSAGFTLKSTAPATRWLKENDLDADGECVLRRVIERERGSKGFINGRPVPIQMLRELGEHLVDIHGQHEHQSLLKRDAQRDIVDDYAGHTNAVADVTRLYQELHTLESRIDALRTQTADRSARLELLQHQVKELDALNLKAEEIAGLEDEYARLANGAELLDGAQTAVQALYDDDETSASQLLARVATKLEGLAHHDPQLSEVTALVSEAVIHVDEAANRLHRYLDGLDLDPERLQWLEARLGAIHGLARKYRLRPEELPALLERLRAELGDIEHFDDNLTRLLEDATRIRASYLEAAQAVSRKRRDAAKKLNRIVSERMQELGMAGGRFEVEVTPLADGEISAYGLDRIELLVTANAGQPARPLAKVASGGELSRISLALQVVTAKIGRVPTLIFDEVDVGVGGRVAEIVGQQLRELGQSRQVLCITHLPQVAAQGEHHLQVAKQTKETATVVDVRPLTDADRVLEIARMLGGVEINKKTIAHAEDMLSRATA, encoded by the coding sequence ATGTTGACTTCGCTTTACGTCCGTGATTTCGCCATCGTTAAGAGCCTCACGCTCGAATTCTCGTCGGGGCTGACCGTGCTCACCGGCGAAACCGGTGCCGGCAAATCCATCTTGATCGATGCGCTGGCGCTCGTGCTCGGCGACCGCGCCGATGCCGGTGTCGTACGCCACGGTGTCGAGCGGGCCGATGTCTCTGCCGGCTTTACGCTCAAATCGACGGCGCCGGCGACGCGCTGGCTCAAAGAAAACGACCTCGACGCCGACGGCGAGTGCGTGCTGCGACGCGTGATCGAACGCGAACGCGGTTCGAAAGGTTTCATCAATGGCCGGCCGGTACCGATTCAGATGCTGCGCGAGCTCGGTGAGCACTTGGTCGATATTCACGGCCAACACGAGCACCAGTCGCTGTTGAAGCGCGACGCGCAACGCGACATCGTCGACGACTACGCCGGACACACGAACGCCGTCGCCGATGTCACTCGCCTCTACCAAGAGTTGCACACGCTCGAAAGCCGCATCGACGCCTTGCGTACACAGACAGCCGATCGCAGCGCCCGCTTGGAACTGCTGCAACATCAAGTGAAGGAGCTCGACGCGCTCAATCTCAAAGCCGAAGAGATCGCCGGCCTCGAGGACGAGTACGCGCGCCTCGCCAACGGCGCCGAACTGCTCGACGGTGCCCAAACCGCGGTACAAGCGTTGTACGACGACGATGAAACATCGGCCTCGCAGTTGCTCGCCCGCGTTGCCACCAAACTCGAAGGGTTGGCGCATCACGATCCGCAGTTGAGTGAAGTGACAGCGCTGGTCAGTGAAGCCGTCATTCATGTCGATGAAGCGGCCAACCGCTTGCATCGTTATCTCGACGGCTTGGATCTCGATCCCGAACGCCTGCAATGGCTCGAAGCACGCTTAGGCGCGATTCACGGCTTGGCACGCAAGTATCGCCTGCGCCCGGAAGAGCTGCCGGCGTTGCTCGAGCGGTTACGCGCCGAGCTCGGCGACATCGAGCATTTCGACGACAACCTCACGCGCTTGCTGGAAGATGCAACGCGCATTCGCGCGTCGTACCTCGAAGCGGCGCAAGCGGTCTCGCGCAAACGTCGCGACGCCGCTAAAAAGCTGAATCGCATCGTCAGCGAACGCATGCAAGAACTCGGCATGGCCGGCGGCCGCTTCGAGGTCGAAGTCACGCCGTTAGCCGATGGCGAAATCAGCGCGTATGGCCTCGATCGTATCGAGTTGCTCGTGACGGCCAACGCCGGCCAGCCGGCACGGCCATTGGCCAAGGTGGCATCCGGTGGCGAGCTGTCGCGTATCAGCTTGGCGCTGCAAGTCGTGACCGCAAAGATCGGTCGCGTGCCGACATTAATCTTCGACGAAGTCGACGTCGGTGTCGGCGGCCGTGTCGCCGAAATCGTCGGCCAGCAACTGCGCGAACTCGGTCAGTCGCGGCAAGTACTGTGCATCACTCACTTGCCGCAAGTCGCCGCTCAAGGCGAGCATCATTTGCAGGTGGCGAAACAGACAAAAGAAACTGCTACAGTCGTTGACGTGCGCCCGTTGACCGACGCCGATCGCGTACTCGAAATCGCCCGCATGCTGGGCGGTGTCGAGATCAACAAGAAAACGATTGCGCACGCCGAGGATATGCTCAGCCGTGCAACCGCCTAA
- a CDS encoding NAD(+) kinase → MKRAFQTVGLFGKYQDDDVVGPLLQLGRFLKTRGLQVLIDESAARRMPEPIGQALPFERLGPAIDLAIVIGGDGTLLHVARHLSDYEVPIIGVNQGRLGFLTDIALADMEQEVGRILDGKSQIEPRLLLHAEIERNGEILHTARAFNDVIISKGELARLIEYETYIGDEFVNSARGDGVIVASPTGSTAYAMSAGGPILQPTLPVLALVPICPHTLSNRPIMVSADSLIQIVILELSSSHAHVTFDGQSNFMLAAGDRVNVRRAKRSVKLLRPIGRNHYDVLREKLHWGTKY, encoded by the coding sequence ATGAAGCGCGCCTTCCAAACCGTTGGTTTGTTCGGTAAATACCAGGACGACGATGTGGTCGGCCCGCTGCTGCAGCTGGGTCGATTTCTGAAAACCCGCGGTCTACAGGTGCTTATCGACGAAAGTGCCGCGCGCAGGATGCCTGAGCCCATCGGCCAGGCCCTGCCCTTCGAGCGCCTCGGCCCGGCGATCGATCTCGCCATCGTCATCGGCGGCGACGGCACGCTACTGCACGTCGCCCGCCACCTGTCGGACTACGAAGTCCCGATCATAGGTGTCAACCAAGGCCGGCTCGGTTTCCTTACCGATATCGCCCTCGCCGACATGGAGCAGGAAGTCGGTCGCATCCTCGACGGCAAGAGCCAGATCGAACCGCGACTGCTATTGCACGCCGAGATCGAACGCAACGGCGAAATCCTCCATACGGCGCGTGCGTTCAACGATGTCATCATCAGCAAGGGCGAGCTCGCGCGTCTGATCGAGTACGAAACGTACATCGGCGACGAGTTCGTCAACAGCGCCCGTGGCGATGGCGTCATCGTCGCCAGCCCGACCGGCTCGACCGCTTATGCCATGTCCGCCGGCGGCCCGATCCTGCAGCCGACGTTGCCAGTATTGGCGCTGGTGCCGATCTGTCCGCACACGCTCAGCAATCGGCCGATTATGGTATCGGCTGACTCGCTCATTCAAATCGTCATTTTGGAATTATCGAGCAGTCATGCGCACGTCACCTTCGACGGCCAATCCAACTTTATGTTGGCGGCCGGCGATCGCGTCAATGTGCGGCGGGCGAAACGTTCGGTCAAACTGCTGCGGCCGATCGGTCGCAACCACTATGATGTGCTGCGTGAAAAATTGCATTGGGGTACGAAATACTGA
- the hrcA gene encoding heat-inducible transcriptional repressor HrcA, whose product MTLNPRAELLLKTLIERYIADGQPVGSRSLARHGGLDLSPATIRNVVADLEEMGLVRSPHTSAGRVPTQRGYRIFVDSLLKVQPLDASEVRKLKGELSSTQDPQQLIEHASHLLSEVSKLAGLVLMPRREEQPAFRHIDFVGLSGRRLLVILVTQDGHVDNRLINTDRDYTPSELVEAANYFNASYAGMLLTDVKQALLKEMQQASTDMQRFMNLAMEMAGKAFAGEKSEVDELVVSGESNLMDIPDLGDVKKLRKLFDAFEAKRDLLHLLDQSMRVSGVKIFIGAESGYEVLEDCSVVTASYTVDQQVVGTLGVIGPTRMSYEHIIPIVDITARLLSAALSGTSGPSGPRLESSGS is encoded by the coding sequence ATGACACTCAATCCGCGCGCTGAACTTCTATTAAAGACGCTCATCGAGCGCTACATCGCTGATGGCCAGCCGGTGGGGTCGCGTTCGCTCGCCCGCCATGGTGGCTTGGATCTGAGCCCAGCGACCATTCGCAACGTCGTCGCCGACCTCGAAGAAATGGGCCTGGTGCGCTCGCCGCATACTTCGGCGGGGCGCGTTCCTACCCAGCGTGGATACCGGATCTTCGTCGATAGTTTGCTCAAGGTGCAGCCGCTCGATGCTAGCGAGGTGCGTAAGTTGAAGGGCGAGCTGTCGTCCACACAGGATCCGCAACAGCTAATCGAGCACGCCTCACACTTATTATCTGAAGTCAGCAAGCTCGCCGGTTTAGTGTTAATGCCGCGGCGCGAGGAGCAACCGGCATTTCGGCATATCGATTTCGTCGGTCTGTCCGGGCGGCGTTTATTAGTGATCCTGGTCACCCAGGATGGGCACGTCGACAACCGTCTCATCAACACCGACCGCGATTACACCCCCTCGGAATTGGTCGAAGCCGCTAATTATTTCAACGCGAGCTATGCCGGCATGTTGCTGACCGACGTAAAGCAGGCGTTGCTGAAAGAGATGCAGCAGGCGTCGACCGACATGCAGCGATTCATGAATTTGGCGATGGAAATGGCCGGAAAGGCCTTTGCGGGCGAGAAAAGTGAGGTCGATGAGCTAGTTGTTAGCGGCGAATCCAATTTGATGGATATTCCGGACCTTGGTGACGTCAAAAAGTTACGTAAGTTGTTTGACGCTTTCGAGGCGAAGCGCGATTTGTTGCATCTACTCGATCAGAGTATGCGGGTGAGCGGCGTCAAAATATTTATCGGTGCGGAATCCGGTTACGAAGTGTTGGAAGATTGCAGCGTTGTGACCGCGTCGTACACGGTCGATCAGCAGGTCGTCGGTACGCTCGGGGTGATCGGCCCGACGCGTATGTCGTATGAGCACATCATTCCGATTGTCGATATTACCGCCCGGTTGTTGAGCGCCGCCCTTAGCGGCACCTCGGGACCGTCCGGGCCACGCCTTGAAAGCTCGGGGTCCTAA
- the grpE gene encoding nucleotide exchange factor GrpE, which produces MSEEQGRAQPAQGSAVTDGGVAGADPQLTDLQQQLQTMKAEAVQNSEKFLRARADMENIRRRAEIDVSNAHKYAIERFASELVAVRDSLELARTVDIRQESDTALQKMHQGLDLTLKLMDDVLRKFSVTIVDPKGEKFDPAKHQAISMVESNEVPPNHVAAVMQKGYLLHDRVIRPAMVVVARAPATQPTE; this is translated from the coding sequence ATGTCTGAAGAACAGGGGCGAGCGCAGCCGGCCCAGGGATCTGCCGTTACCGACGGTGGCGTAGCAGGAGCCGATCCACAGCTAACCGATTTGCAGCAACAGCTGCAGACGATGAAAGCAGAGGCTGTACAGAATTCTGAGAAATTCCTGCGGGCGCGGGCCGATATGGAAAATATCCGCCGGCGCGCCGAAATCGATGTTAGTAATGCTCATAAATATGCTATCGAGCGCTTCGCCAGCGAGCTGGTCGCGGTACGGGATAGTTTAGAGCTAGCACGCACCGTCGATATTCGTCAGGAGAGCGACACGGCCCTGCAAAAGATGCATCAGGGGCTAGATCTGACGTTAAAGCTGATGGACGACGTGTTGCGCAAGTTTTCCGTCACTATCGTCGACCCCAAGGGCGAGAAATTCGACCCCGCCAAGCATCAGGCCATTAGTATGGTAGAGAGCAACGAAGTCCCGCCGAATCACGTGGCCGCCGTTATGCAGAAGGGGTACTTACTGCATGACCGGGTTATCCGGCCGGCGATGGTGGTCGTGGCGCGGGCACCAGCGACCCAGCCGACTGAATGA
- the dnaK gene encoding molecular chaperone DnaK, translated as MAKIIGIDLGTTNSCVSVMEGSKVRVIENSEGDRTTPSVVAFAEDGEVIVGQAAKRQAITNPQNTLYAVKRLIGRKYEEEIVQRDIKMVPYKIVRAKNGDAWVEARGKQMAAPEVSARVLQKMKKTAEDYLGHEVTEAVITVPAYFNDSQRQATKDAGRIAGLEVKRIINEPTAAALAFGMDKKPGDSKIAVYDLGGGTFDISIIEIAEVDGEHQFEVLSTNGDTFLGGEDFDKRIIDYLAEEFKKDNGVDLNRDPLALQRLKDAAEKAKIELSSTQQTEVNLPYITADASGPKHLNIKLSRAKLESLVEDLIARTIEPSKVALKDAGLKGADIDDVILVGGQTRMPKVQQAVKDFFGKEPRKDVNPDEAVAIGAAIQGGVLGGDVKDVLLLDVTPLSLGIETLGGVMTKLIQKNTTIPTKAQQTFSTADDNQTAVTVHVLQGEREMASGNKSLGRFDLTGIPSAPRGMPQIEVAFDIDANGILHVSAKDKATGKENKIEIKAGSGLSEAEIQRMVQDAEMHAEEDRKARELAEARNQGDAAVHNVQKTLKEAGDKLDAAEKTRIEAAIKELEAAVRTDDKDDITKKTEALLETSHKLAEQLYKNTQGAEAGAAEAASAAGGNDKDNVVDAEFEEVKDSKAKK; from the coding sequence ATGGCGAAAATAATCGGCATCGATCTCGGTACGACGAACTCCTGCGTCTCCGTCATGGAAGGCAGCAAGGTTCGCGTCATCGAAAACAGCGAGGGTGATCGCACCACGCCGTCAGTGGTCGCGTTCGCGGAAGACGGCGAGGTCATCGTCGGTCAGGCCGCCAAACGTCAGGCCATCACTAATCCGCAAAACACCCTCTATGCCGTGAAGCGCCTCATCGGCCGCAAATACGAAGAGGAAATAGTGCAGCGGGACATCAAGATGGTCCCGTACAAGATCGTCCGGGCGAAGAACGGCGACGCCTGGGTCGAGGCGCGCGGCAAGCAGATGGCGGCGCCGGAAGTGTCGGCGCGCGTGCTGCAGAAGATGAAGAAGACGGCCGAAGATTATCTCGGCCATGAAGTCACTGAAGCCGTCATCACCGTGCCGGCGTACTTCAACGACTCGCAACGCCAGGCGACCAAAGACGCCGGCCGCATCGCCGGTTTGGAAGTGAAGCGCATCATCAATGAGCCGACCGCCGCGGCGTTGGCGTTCGGTATGGACAAGAAACCGGGCGACTCCAAGATCGCGGTCTATGACTTGGGCGGCGGCACCTTCGACATCTCCATCATCGAGATCGCCGAAGTCGACGGCGAGCATCAGTTCGAAGTGCTGTCGACCAATGGTGACACCTTCCTCGGCGGTGAAGACTTCGACAAACGCATCATCGATTACCTTGCCGAAGAATTTAAGAAAGACAACGGTGTCGATCTAAATCGCGATCCGTTGGCGCTGCAGCGTCTGAAGGACGCGGCCGAGAAGGCCAAGATCGAGCTATCGTCGACCCAGCAGACCGAGGTAAACCTGCCGTACATTACCGCCGACGCCAGCGGTCCGAAGCATCTCAACATCAAGCTCTCGCGCGCCAAGCTCGAGTCGTTGGTCGAAGATTTGATCGCGCGGACCATCGAGCCGTCCAAGGTGGCGTTGAAAGACGCCGGCCTAAAGGGTGCCGACATCGACGACGTGATTTTGGTCGGTGGCCAGACGCGCATGCCGAAAGTGCAGCAAGCGGTAAAGGATTTCTTCGGCAAAGAGCCGCGTAAAGACGTAAACCCAGACGAAGCCGTGGCGATCGGTGCCGCGATTCAGGGTGGTGTGCTCGGCGGCGACGTCAAAGACGTGTTGCTGCTCGACGTGACGCCGTTGTCGCTCGGTATCGAGACGCTCGGTGGCGTCATGACCAAGCTGATCCAAAAGAACACGACCATCCCGACCAAAGCGCAGCAAACGTTCTCGACTGCCGACGACAATCAAACGGCGGTGACGGTGCACGTGCTGCAGGGCGAGCGCGAAATGGCGAGCGGCAACAAATCGCTCGGTCGTTTCGATCTTACCGGCATTCCGTCGGCGCCGCGTGGTATGCCGCAAATCGAAGTGGCATTCGATATCGACGCCAACGGCATTCTGCATGTGTCGGCGAAGGACAAAGCCACCGGCAAAGAGAACAAGATCGAGATCAAGGCCGGCTCGGGCCTGTCCGAGGCCGAGATTCAACGCATGGTGCAAGACGCCGAGATGCACGCGGAAGAAGACCGCAAGGCGCGCGAGCTGGCCGAGGCCCGTAATCAAGGCGACGCTGCCGTCCATAACGTGCAAAAGACGTTGAAGGAAGCCGGCGATAAGCTCGATGCCGCCGAGAAGACGCGCATCGAGGCGGCGATTAAGGAGCTAGAAGCGGCGGTGCGTACCGACGACAAAGACGACATCACCAAGAAGACCGAAGCGTTGCTCGAGACCTCGCACAAATTGGCCGAGCAACTCTATAAGAACACGCAAGGTGCGGAAGCTGGCGCTGCCGAGGCGGCGAGCGCGGCCGGTGGTAACGACAAGGACAACGTCGTCGACGCCGAGTTCGAAGAAGTGAAGGACAGCAAGGCGAAGAAGTAA
- the dnaJ gene encoding molecular chaperone DnaJ, with amino-acid sequence MGKADYYETLGVARNASEAEITKAFRRLAMKYHPDRNPDDKSAEARFKEAKEAYEILADAQKRAAYDQFGHAAVDPAAAAAGAGGFYGAGGASPFGDIFGDVFGDIFGGGRRNPKQAYRGADQRYSLELSLEDAVRGTEVQIRVPTNERCDTCKGSGAKPGTSPTVCRTCEGYGQVRMQQGFFSIQQTCPTCRGAGQRITDPCTACNGQGRVERTKTLSVKVPAGVDDGDLIRLAGEGEVGERGGPAGDLFVQMQLKPHPIFVREQDNLQCEMPISFATATLGGDLEVPTLDGRASIKIPAGTQSEKTFRLRGRGVRNVRSGHVGDIYCRVSIETPVNLTSEQKELLRQFEESIQHGGERHNPRASSWVERLKGFFGAS; translated from the coding sequence ATGGGTAAGGCCGATTACTACGAGACACTGGGTGTTGCGCGCAACGCCTCCGAGGCCGAGATCACCAAGGCCTTCCGCCGGTTGGCGATGAAGTATCACCCCGACCGCAATCCCGATGACAAAAGCGCCGAGGCCCGCTTCAAAGAAGCGAAAGAGGCGTACGAAATTTTAGCCGATGCGCAAAAGCGCGCCGCTTACGATCAGTTCGGCCATGCCGCCGTCGATCCAGCGGCAGCGGCTGCTGGTGCCGGTGGTTTCTACGGTGCCGGTGGCGCCTCGCCGTTCGGCGACATCTTCGGCGATGTGTTCGGGGATATCTTCGGCGGCGGTCGCCGTAATCCCAAGCAGGCTTATCGCGGTGCCGATCAGCGTTATAGCCTTGAGCTCTCGCTCGAAGATGCGGTGCGCGGCACGGAAGTGCAAATACGCGTGCCGACCAACGAACGTTGCGACACCTGCAAAGGTTCCGGCGCTAAGCCCGGCACGTCGCCGACCGTTTGCCGTACCTGCGAAGGTTACGGCCAAGTGCGCATGCAGCAAGGTTTCTTCTCGATCCAGCAAACCTGCCCGACCTGTCGCGGCGCCGGTCAGCGCATTACCGATCCGTGCACCGCGTGTAACGGCCAAGGTCGGGTCGAGCGCACCAAGACGTTGTCGGTCAAAGTGCCGGCCGGTGTGGACGACGGCGATCTGATTCGCTTGGCCGGCGAAGGCGAGGTCGGCGAGCGTGGCGGGCCGGCGGGTGATTTGTTCGTGCAGATGCAGCTTAAACCGCATCCGATTTTCGTGCGCGAGCAAGATAACTTGCAGTGCGAGATGCCGATTAGTTTCGCCACCGCCACTCTCGGCGGCGATCTCGAAGTACCGACGCTCGACGGTCGCGCGAGCATCAAGATTCCCGCCGGCACGCAGAGCGAGAAAACGTTCCGCCTGCGCGGTCGTGGTGTGCGCAACGTGCGCAGCGGGCATGTCGGCGACATCTATTGCCGCGTAAGTATTGAAACGCCGGTCAACCTCACCAGCGAACAGAAAGAATTGCTACGTCAGTTCGAGGAATCGATCCAACATGGTGGCGAACGGCACAACCCACGTGCCAGCTCATGGGTCGAACGCTTGAAGGGATTTTTCGGGGCGTCGTAG
- a CDS encoding MgtC/SapB family protein encodes MDTSVITVLTHLLGATLAGALIGLERTYHGRPAGFRTHVLVCAASSLLMLLGTKQAAILSGLPPESLRIDPARMAQGIMTGIGFLGAGVIMKDGLSVRGLTTAASIWITASIGVIIGAGFYLPAAMATALTLATLSLFRWLEATVPTLAYARLAVRYTRTAQISENTLIMLIQRQDISVASNTTYRQSAEGKFFDYELSIRSAETENFRRLADVLAATSEVLEFSLTPASEK; translated from the coding sequence ATGGACACGTCAGTCATCACCGTGCTCACCCACCTGCTCGGCGCCACGCTCGCCGGCGCCCTTATCGGTTTAGAACGCACTTACCACGGTCGACCCGCCGGATTTCGTACGCACGTGCTGGTGTGTGCCGCATCGAGCTTGCTGATGTTGCTTGGCACCAAACAAGCGGCAATTCTGTCCGGGCTACCGCCCGAATCGTTGCGGATCGATCCGGCGCGGATGGCTCAGGGCATCATGACCGGCATTGGCTTTCTCGGCGCCGGTGTGATCATGAAAGATGGGTTATCGGTGCGGGGACTGACGACGGCGGCATCGATCTGGATCACGGCGTCAATCGGCGTGATTATCGGTGCCGGCTTTTATTTACCGGCGGCGATGGCGACAGCGCTGACGTTAGCAACGCTGTCCTTGTTCCGCTGGCTCGAGGCGACGGTGCCAACCCTGGCCTATGCACGGCTGGCAGTGCGCTATACACGCACCGCCCAGATCTCGGAAAACACGCTGATTATGCTGATTCAACGGCAAGACATTTCCGTGGCATCAAACACGACCTATCGGCAGAGTGCCGAAGGCAAATTCTTCGACTACGAATTATCCATCCGCAGCGCCGAGACCGAAAACTTCCGTCGCCTGGCCGATGTGCTGGCGGCGACATCCGAAGTCTTGGAATTCTCGCTCACACCGGCGAGCGAGAAGTAA
- the dapB gene encoding 4-hydroxy-tetrahydrodipicolinate reductase: MIRVAIAGAAGRMGRTLIEASAASPDVKLTAAIAHGGSDALGSDAGVRAGLGTLGVPISADLTVRDFDILIDFTRPEATLAHLSYCQKAGKKMVIGTTGFDEFGKQQIANAAKRIGIVFAPNMSVGVNLCLRLLDIAARVLGPTVDVDIVEAHHRHKIDSPSGTARRMGEVIAEARGKKLSELMLPADRSGKRPEGGIGFAVVRAGEIVGDHTVLFAAAGERVEITHRAESRRTFADGALRAAQWLAGRDAGLYDMQDVLGLRS; the protein is encoded by the coding sequence ATGATTCGAGTAGCGATCGCAGGCGCAGCCGGGCGTATGGGGCGGACATTGATCGAGGCGAGTGCGGCGTCGCCCGACGTAAAGCTAACGGCCGCTATCGCACATGGTGGTTCCGATGCACTCGGTAGCGATGCCGGTGTCCGCGCTGGCCTCGGTACGCTCGGCGTGCCGATCAGCGCCGACCTAACGGTGCGCGACTTCGATATTTTGATCGACTTCACGCGTCCGGAAGCGACGTTGGCGCATCTCTCCTATTGTCAAAAGGCCGGCAAAAAAATGGTGATCGGCACCACCGGCTTCGACGAATTCGGTAAGCAACAAATTGCCAATGCCGCCAAGCGCATCGGCATCGTCTTCGCTCCCAACATGAGTGTCGGCGTGAATCTGTGTCTGCGATTGCTCGACATCGCTGCGCGCGTGCTCGGCCCCACCGTCGACGTCGACATCGTTGAAGCGCATCACCGGCACAAAATCGATTCGCCGTCCGGCACCGCCCGCCGAATGGGCGAGGTCATCGCCGAGGCGCGGGGTAAGAAGTTGTCCGAGCTGATGTTGCCGGCCGACCGTTCCGGTAAGCGGCCCGAGGGCGGCATTGGTTTCGCCGTCGTCCGCGCCGGTGAGATTGTCGGTGACCATACGGTGCTTTTCGCCGCCGCCGGCGAGCGAGTCGAGATTACACACCGCGCTGAATCGCGCCGGACGTTTGCCGATGGCGCATTGCGCGCGGCGCAGTGGTTGGCCGGCCGTGACGCCGGACTTTACGATATGCAGGATGTGTTGGGATTGCGGTCGTAA
- the carA gene encoding glutamine-hydrolyzing carbamoyl-phosphate synthase small subunit, protein MPSALLALEDGSLFYGESIGIPGQAVGEVVFNTAMTGYQEILTDPSYYKQIVTLTYPHIGNTGTNPEDVESGRVYAEGLIIRDLPLRASNFRSTETLADYMQRNRLVGIADIDTRRLTRLLRDKGAQNGCILAVEKGKRLDKKAALAAARGFPGLKGMDLAKVVSTAEPYRWQEGSWKLGSGFANHSDGRFHVVAFDYGVKRNILRILADRGCRLTVVPATLSAAEVLKLRPNGVFLSNGPGDPEPCSYAIEAIRKIVATGLPVFGICLGHQLLGLASGARTIKMKFGHHGANHPVLEIDSGRVMISSQNHGFAVDETSLPANLRVTHRSLFDGSIQGLERTDVPAFCFQGHPEASPGPHDVRPLFDRFIQMMEQRATEAPKIPATVG, encoded by the coding sequence ATGCCGTCCGCATTGCTTGCTCTGGAAGACGGTTCCTTGTTTTACGGGGAGTCCATAGGTATTCCGGGACAGGCGGTGGGAGAGGTGGTGTTCAACACCGCCATGACCGGGTATCAAGAGATCCTCACCGACCCTTCTTACTATAAGCAGATCGTTACCCTGACTTACCCCCATATCGGCAACACCGGTACTAATCCGGAAGATGTCGAATCGGGGCGGGTTTATGCCGAGGGGTTGATCATTCGCGATCTGCCGCTGCGCGCCAGCAACTTCCGTTCGACCGAGACACTCGCCGATTACATGCAGCGCAATCGGTTGGTCGGTATCGCCGATATCGACACGCGCCGGCTGACGCGCCTGTTGCGCGACAAGGGTGCGCAGAACGGCTGCATCCTGGCGGTCGAGAAGGGTAAACGTCTCGATAAGAAAGCAGCGTTGGCGGCCGCCCGCGGTTTTCCCGGTCTTAAGGGCATGGACTTGGCGAAGGTTGTCAGTACGGCCGAACCTTATCGATGGCAAGAAGGCTCGTGGAAGCTCGGTTCCGGTTTCGCGAACCACAGCGACGGCCGTTTTCATGTCGTCGCTTTCGACTATGGCGTTAAGCGCAACATTTTGCGCATCCTGGCCGACCGCGGCTGCCGTTTAACCGTGGTGCCGGCGACCCTGTCGGCGGCAGAGGTACTCAAGCTGCGGCCCAATGGTGTGTTTCTTTCCAACGGCCCGGGCGATCCGGAGCCGTGTAGCTATGCCATCGAGGCGATTCGTAAGATCGTCGCCACCGGTTTGCCGGTGTTCGGCATCTGCCTCGGTCATCAGCTGCTCGGTCTCGCTTCTGGTGCGCGCACGATCAAGATGAAGTTCGGCCATCACGGCGCCAATCATCCGGTGCTCGAAATCGACAGCGGCCGGGTCATGATCAGCAGCCAGAATCATGGATTCGCCGTCGATGAAACCAGCTTGCCGGCGAATTTACGGGTAACGCATCGTTCGCTGTTCGACGGCTCGATCCAAGGCCTCGAGCGCACCGATGTTCCAGCGTTCTGTTTCCAAGGTCATCCTGAAGCGAGCCCAGGACCGCACGACGTGCGGCCGCTGTTCGATCGCTTCATTCAAATGATGGAACAGCGGGCCACTGAGGCTCCCAAGATTCCTGCGACCGTAGGGTGA